Proteins co-encoded in one Paraburkholderia edwinii genomic window:
- the pyrC gene encoding dihydroorotase, translating into MSSSSPTGTSVDSVSLARPDDWHLHVRDGAMLAAVLPHTARQFGRAIIMPNLKPPVTTTEQARAYRERILAAIPAGMKFEPLMTLYLTDNTAPDEIRRARESGFVHGVKLYPAGATTNSDAGVTNLAKCAKTLEAMQETGMPLLVHGEVTDASIDLFDREKEFIDRVMTPLRRDFPALKVVFEHITTKDAAEYVRDSHAEPGLLGATITAHHLLYNRNAIFQGGIRPHYYCLPVLKREQHRVALVEAATSGNPRFFLGTDSAPHPKGLKEHACGCAGCYTALHALELYTEAFDKAGALDRLEGFASFYGADFYGLPRSAERVTLRREEWTLPAEVTAGDTPVVPLRAGEAIGWRLV; encoded by the coding sequence ATGTCTTCTTCGTCACCTACCGGCACGTCCGTCGATTCTGTTTCGCTTGCACGTCCTGATGACTGGCATCTGCACGTGCGCGACGGCGCGATGCTCGCGGCCGTGTTGCCGCACACGGCGCGCCAGTTCGGCCGCGCGATCATCATGCCGAACCTGAAACCGCCGGTGACGACGACCGAACAGGCGCGTGCGTATCGCGAGCGAATCCTTGCCGCGATTCCTGCGGGCATGAAGTTCGAGCCGTTGATGACGCTATATCTCACCGATAACACCGCGCCCGATGAGATTCGTCGCGCGCGCGAAAGCGGCTTCGTGCATGGCGTCAAACTGTATCCGGCCGGCGCGACAACGAATTCCGATGCGGGCGTGACGAACCTCGCGAAGTGCGCGAAGACGCTCGAAGCGATGCAGGAAACCGGCATGCCGCTACTCGTGCATGGCGAAGTGACCGATGCGTCGATTGACCTGTTCGACCGCGAGAAGGAATTCATCGATCGCGTGATGACGCCGTTGCGCCGCGACTTCCCCGCGCTGAAGGTTGTGTTCGAACACATCACGACGAAGGACGCGGCCGAATACGTGCGCGATTCTCACGCGGAGCCCGGGCTTCTCGGTGCGACGATCACCGCGCACCATCTGCTCTACAACCGCAACGCGATTTTCCAGGGCGGCATTCGTCCGCATTACTACTGCCTGCCGGTGTTGAAGCGCGAGCAGCATCGTGTGGCGCTTGTCGAAGCGGCCACCTCGGGTAATCCTCGCTTTTTCCTCGGCACCGATAGCGCGCCACATCCTAAGGGGCTCAAGGAACATGCATGTGGCTGCGCAGGCTGCTATACGGCCCTGCATGCGCTCGAGCTTTACACGGAAGCGTTCGACAAGGCCGGCGCGCTCGATCGCCTCGAAGGCTTCGCGAGCTTTTATGGCGCGGACTTCTATGGTCTGCCGCGCAGTGCCGAACGCGTGACGCTGCGTCGCGAGGAGTGGACGCTGCCCGCCGAGGTGACGGCCGGCGATACGCCCGTCGTGCCGTTGCGCGCGGGTGAAGCAATTGGCTGGCGGCTTGTGTGA
- a CDS encoding class II glutamine amidotransferase has translation MCQLLGMNCAAPTDVVFSFTGFAARGGVTDHHADGWGIAFFEDKACRLFIDHQSSATSPIAEMVKRYPIKSKNTIAHIRKATQGHIVLENCHPFLRELWGRHWIFAHNGDLQNYRPVLSGVYQPVGTTDSELAFCALLQGLRQAFPGQQQPPLEELFAALETLTREITQFGVFNFLMSNGQALFAHCSTHLYYLVRSWPFSTAHLVDADVSIDFAKYTTPEDRVAVIATQPLTDNEVWTRFAPGDLLMFQHGKMVAQTNVPVPPAVLEKAAQAPCDGAVTSGASMLPDTSTLDLESDDAAAFES, from the coding sequence ATGTGCCAACTTCTTGGAATGAACTGCGCCGCGCCGACGGATGTCGTGTTTTCGTTCACCGGTTTTGCGGCACGCGGCGGCGTCACCGATCACCACGCCGACGGCTGGGGCATCGCGTTCTTCGAAGACAAGGCATGCCGCCTCTTTATCGATCATCAATCGTCGGCCACGTCGCCGATCGCCGAGATGGTCAAGCGCTATCCGATCAAATCAAAGAATACGATCGCGCATATCCGCAAGGCGACGCAAGGCCATATCGTGCTCGAAAATTGCCACCCGTTCCTGCGCGAACTGTGGGGGCGTCACTGGATATTCGCGCACAACGGCGATCTGCAGAATTACCGCCCTGTCCTGTCAGGCGTCTATCAGCCCGTCGGCACGACCGATAGCGAACTCGCGTTCTGCGCGCTGCTGCAGGGTCTGCGCCAGGCGTTTCCGGGTCAGCAGCAACCCCCGCTCGAAGAACTGTTCGCCGCGCTCGAAACGCTCACGCGTGAAATCACGCAATTCGGTGTGTTCAACTTCCTGATGTCGAACGGGCAGGCACTCTTTGCACATTGCTCGACGCACCTGTACTACCTTGTGCGCAGCTGGCCGTTCTCGACCGCGCATCTGGTGGATGCGGACGTCTCGATCGATTTCGCGAAGTACACGACGCCCGAGGATCGCGTGGCGGTCATCGCCACGCAACCGCTCACGGACAACGAAGTCTGGACGCGTTTTGCGCCCGGCGATCTGCTGATGTTCCAGCACGGCAAGATGGTCGCGCAGACGAACGTGCCGGTGCCGCCCGCCGTGCTCGAAAAAGCCGCGCAAGCGCCTTGCGACGGCGCGGTGACGTCGGGCGCATCGATGCTGCCCGACACGTCGACGCTCGATCTCGAATCCGACGACGCGGCTGCGTTCGAGTCGTAA
- a CDS encoding DUF3025 domain-containing protein, which yields MNRLNCVTGQAARPAAGFADIDWSTPWFSQFTPRGERWQQAALQSPAALLAEMNADAQRCVHTTGRGARLSFISQHELPPGATYEAHIAATGCVPTRHNLHDFFNALSWFQFPRIKAALSARGSAALDALGVGPTRGSTRDALTVFDENAVLFACSDRALAAALRAFDWRALFIAGRDAWGARGEVRCFGHALLEKLVAPYKACTAHAWIVDVPPAYFSWDVVARDAWLDDTVSRALLATDAMTGRVFAPLPVLGIPGWWTANEAPSFYDDQSVFRAGRRAERAG from the coding sequence GTGAATCGTTTGAATTGCGTGACGGGGCAGGCGGCGCGGCCCGCTGCCGGCTTTGCCGATATCGACTGGTCGACGCCCTGGTTCTCGCAATTCACGCCACGTGGGGAGCGCTGGCAGCAGGCCGCGCTACAAAGCCCGGCCGCACTGCTCGCGGAAATGAACGCCGATGCGCAGCGATGCGTCCACACAACCGGGCGCGGCGCGCGCCTGTCGTTTATCTCGCAGCATGAGCTTCCGCCCGGCGCGACCTACGAGGCGCACATCGCAGCGACCGGTTGCGTTCCCACCCGTCACAATCTTCACGATTTCTTTAACGCGCTTTCGTGGTTCCAGTTTCCGCGGATCAAGGCCGCGCTCAGTGCGCGCGGAAGCGCCGCGCTCGATGCGCTCGGCGTGGGTCCGACACGCGGTAGCACACGCGACGCGTTGACCGTATTCGACGAAAACGCGGTTCTGTTCGCCTGTTCCGACCGGGCGCTGGCGGCCGCGTTGCGGGCGTTCGACTGGCGGGCGCTTTTTATCGCGGGCCGTGACGCATGGGGCGCGCGCGGCGAAGTGCGCTGTTTCGGCCATGCGCTGCTGGAAAAGCTGGTTGCGCCGTACAAGGCTTGCACCGCGCATGCGTGGATCGTCGACGTGCCTCCCGCTTACTTTTCGTGGGACGTAGTCGCACGCGACGCTTGGCTCGACGACACAGTCAGCCGCGCCTTGCTTGCGACAGATGCAATGACGGGCCGCGTGTTCGCGCCGCTGCCGGTGCTCGGCATTCCGGGATGGTGGACGGCGAACGAAGCACCGTCGTTCTACGACGATCAATCGGTGTTCCGCGCGGGCCGCCGGGCCGAACGGGCGGGGTAG
- a CDS encoding OsmC family protein, giving the protein MECKVSWMGTDGMAFAAETGSGHLVAMDGAPEGGGRNLAPRPMEMVLLGTGGCTAYDVVMILKKSRQEIVDCSVTLKAERASEDPKVFTKIHFHFTVTGKNLNPTTVERAINLSHDKYCSASIMLAKTAELTHSFDIVDA; this is encoded by the coding sequence ATGGAATGCAAAGTGAGCTGGATGGGAACGGACGGCATGGCCTTCGCCGCGGAAACCGGCAGCGGCCATCTGGTCGCGATGGATGGCGCGCCTGAAGGCGGCGGCCGCAATCTGGCGCCGCGCCCGATGGAAATGGTGTTGCTCGGCACGGGCGGCTGCACCGCGTACGACGTCGTCATGATCCTCAAGAAGAGCCGCCAGGAAATCGTCGACTGTTCGGTGACGCTGAAGGCCGAGCGCGCGAGCGAAGATCCGAAGGTGTTCACGAAGATCCACTTCCACTTCACCGTGACCGGCAAGAACCTGAACCCGACGACGGTCGAGCGCGCGATCAATCTGTCGCACGACAAGTACTGCTCCGCGTCAATCATGCTCGCGAAGACCGCCGAGCTGACCCACTCGTTCGACATCGTCGACGCCTGA